Genomic segment of Paenibacillus sp. FSL R5-0912:
CTGAACCCATAACTTATCAGTCATTAATGTGATCACCTCTATGGAAGCATAGTATGCGGCCGGGTGATCAGTGGGTACGAATCTATGAATATAGGACACTGCTACATTTCTATGAATATCAGGCAATAACACGTGTCGGCCGGTTCTTCAGTTGCATTTACTACTGTATTCCAACAGAAAGTGGTGAAGCAATTGAAAGAATCAGAGAAGAAAGCATTAATGGCAAAACGTCTCCTTATAGCCAAAAAAGCAAAAGCATCGGCGGTAGTAAGACCTAAGAGACGGCGGATCAAACAGGTTCTCAGCAATTTCATCGTGCTCGCAGTAAACAACAACAATGTCCCTTATGAAACGCAAGGCTGGACGGCTACGTTGACCAGAAGCTCTGGTACCGTTACCACGGCACAGTTTGATGAATTCGGTGTAGCGCAATTTAACACAATCAGCACTCTGACAACTATCAGCTACACCCTTAGAATTATTGACGCGGATAATGTTCAGCGTACTCAGAAATTCGTCCCTGCCAACCGTGAGTTCTTTGTAGCCCGTTTCTAAGACAACAGCGCGCCTCCGGTCAATTCGGAGGCGCGCTGTTATTTCGTGCGTACTCATGGACATGTTTCCTTGAACCCTTCGGCGAAATGTGAAATTATAGAAATATTGAACTCATCATACATAGCAGAGGGGAGTCACAAATGAACAGCTATTTTATTCATAATGAATCATTGGCGCTGCATGTGCTGGAGAGTGGAGAGAAGAATGCTGAACTGCCGTCGCTATTAGTGGTCTGTGGATTGTGGGAACCTGCGGAGCGGGCGATTCCGCTTCTGTCCCATTTGCAGGGTCATATAGTTGCATTTAGCTTCCGCGGCCGCGGCTTAAGCTCTACACCGGATTCTGGTTATGATCTGGAAGATCATCTGTCCGATATTGAGACTGTAGTTAATTATTGCGGGCTCGCACAATATATTGTGCTGGGCTTCTCACGCGGAGCAGCCTATTCCCTTGCCTGGAGTCTGAGGCATCAGGATCAGGTGAGGGGCCTTATCCTGGTTGATCAACCGCCGGTTCACAGGGCCATGTCTCTTGAAACAGTGGAGTTCTGGAGCAGCCTTGTCTATCAGCAGGTGCCTCTTCTGAACTATATTCGCCGGGAAGCCTTGCAGGGAATGGGGCGGGAAGCCCGTGAGGTGGACTTCTCGGAACAACTGCCGCAGCTTGCAATTCCCGTCACGCTGTTTGCCGGCAGGAATCCGGATTCTATGATCTCATCGGATATATCAGATGAAGTACTGGAGAAGTATCGTACATTGGTGCCCTGCTTCACTGTAGTTGAGTTTGCACTGTCGGGACATATGATACCGGATGAAGAACAGGCGAAGTATATAGCTGAGGTTAAGAGATGGATGTCTGAGACTTTTCGCTAAGAGGAGGTAAGTCTATGTATCACTGGATTCAGAATCATACGAGACTTGAGTATATCACGGAGCTGGAGCCTTTCGACTTCAGCTCCCTGCGGGCGCCGGAGAGTATTCACAGAATGGAGCCGCAGGAGCAGCCTGTTGAAATGACTGCACTGGCGCAATATTTCATTGCTGCAAGTGTCTGGCTGTCAGAGGATATGTATACATCTATTCCTCTGCGGAACGAAGAAGCCGTGAAACGGGTGCTGGAAGAAGTAAGCCCGCATTATGCCGAAGCCCGGCAGTATGCTATTCCTGGAAGGGGAGATGAAATGGTTCTCCGGAAGCTGAAGCCAGCTTCGCGAGACCTATTCTTGGCTACAACGACATGCGTTATGCCTCCGATGAAAGACTTATACCGCCACCATGATACCAGTGGATGGCGAAACGGCGTTAAACGGGCAGTCGTGAATTATCCGGTTAACAGTAAGGCCTTAGTACCCTACGAAGCAGAGGGGATAAGGGAACTGCAGGAGTTGCTGCGGAAACTTTATCTTGAACCGCCGGGTGACGACCTTGGGTGGGTACCACTGGGCTGGAAGTTTGAGGATTCCCTTAAGGATTCCCTGATGCTGCGTTTCCTGGCCGGATTCGCGCCGCATCTGACGCTCGCCGTGGACGCCGGCACCCTGGAAGTCATTAGCATTCATCTATCCCAGGAGGAATTCAGCCGTCCGGTTCTGCTGCGCTCAGGGTGGCCTAAGCCGCCGCGCAGGAACGGGGATTATCTGTATTTGGATCTCGGCAGGAAGCTCGTATATGTAGTCGATCTGAGCAAGCAGGACAAGCTTGAGACCTGGGCTGATCTGCATGAAGAGGCCCGCGTTTACCTAATGCGGCCGTACGGGGATTTCGCACAATTCGATCATCTTTCCGCAGAGCCGAAACCGGCCGGTGTAGGCTTATTCTTTGATACCCATACGATTGGCAGAATGCTGGAGACTATCAACCTTGAGCTGGAGTCTTTTTGAAATAATAAATACTGTAGAGGATCAGCGGAATGACCAGGAAGTTGGCCAGCTGGATATAGAGCAGATAGTCGAGCAGCTTGAACATATCGAACAAATCCCGCGAGAACAGGTACGAGAAAAGGATCGTCAGCGCGCAGATATAATGCTCCTTGAACCTGATTTTGAGGCCCGACAGCCGGATCAGCTCCATCAAAGCAAAGAAGCAGACGATATAACGGATGAACCAGCCGGCGACCACCTGCAGCATAACGAATAATTCACCAGCCTCCAGGAAGCCAAAAGCACTGATAATCTGGGTCTGTGTCAGCTTGGGGAACAGTAGATTGACTGCCCGGTCCGGCCCGAAGGTAGTAATGACACCAAGCATCGAGAAGATCTGCATCTGGATAATGAACAGCAGGGCAATCGAAGTATGCAGGAGCAGCTTGGATTTGTCCCGCACACTGTCCAGGTAAGGGATCATAATGGTGACACAGCTCAGTGCGCCGAGAATCTTCAGGGTGCTCAGCAGCAGTGCAGGGGTAACTCCATGCTCCAGAATCGGATAGATATACTTCATGTCCTTGTATTTATGAGTCAGGAAGGCGAGCAGCATACCGGACAGGCTGATGAAGAAGATCACCACAATGGTCGTAATCGTTACGGAAGCAATCCCTTTTTTGACTACATAGACCGTGGCTACCGCAGTGACCAATATAAAGACCCATACGGGCGTGAACAGCTGGAAACCGGTGTGAATGACACTGGCCTCAGCGCCCGCACTTTCAAATATAGTTAATAGAAGAGTCAGCAAAAAAAGCACAGAAAAAAAGCCGCCGCCCCATTTGCCGAGTGATTTCGCATAGATGTCGAGCAGGTTATAATTTTGGGTTCTCTTCTTAATCGTCAGAATAACCCACATGTACACAAGAATACAGGCTGAAGCGGCAATCATGGCAATCCAGGTATCTCTTCCGCCTAGCCGGATGAACGATGAGGGGAAGGTCTTAAGAGTGACAATCGCCAGGCTGCAGATGATGAAAAACAGATGTTTGGAGTTCATACTTGCCACTATTCCACCTTCTCTCAGAAAAGTCTAGACTTAACGTCTAGTATGGTCTGCTGTTAGGAATATTATTCCGGTAATCCGGCATACTATCCCTACCACTTAAGAAGGGCGGGAAACCGGATGACCGTACAAGCGAGTGAGCTTTCCTCTATACTAAGCGGCTGCTTTGATTTCATTAAGCGGGATATCGTGATGAATGATACTGTCATAACTCTCTTTTATATAGAAACCATTTGTGATTCTAACTATATGAGCCAATATATTATTGAGCCGCTGTCGCAGGCGGCAGGGGGGATAACAAGCAGAGAAGCGGTCGGTAAGGCCATCTATGCCGCTAAATTCGGGGAGGTCAAGGATGCGGACGAGGCGCTTGAGCATCTGCTGGCAGGTGATCCGGTGCTGATTTTTGAGCAGCTCCAGTATGCTGTTTATTTTGACGCCCGCAAGCTGGAATCCCGTCCGGTCGAGAAATCGCAGTTCGAAGCGTCGCTCGTCGGCTCGAACGAGAGCTTCAATGAGCTGCTGGTCAACAATGTCAGCCTGATCCGCAAACGGATGGCTACGCAGACGCTGAAGATTGAAAGCCATATTCTGGGCAAGCAGTCGAAGACGCAGGCGGTTCTGCTCTATGTGGAGGGGACGGCTCCGGAGGATCTTGTCGCGACTGTCCGCCAGAAGCTGGAGGCTATGGACAATGAATTCGTGCTGGGCGCACAGTATGTTGCGGAAGCCTTAAGTCCGGGCAAGACGCTGTTCGATACCATAGGATACACCGAGAAGCCCGATGCGGTAGTCGCCAAGCTGTTTGAGGGCAGAATCTCCGTAATTGTGAATGGAACGCCGTTTGCACTGACCGCGCCCTGTTTCTTTTTTGAGAACCTGCAGTCCCCGGATGATTATGCCACCAACAGGCTGTTTGTTACGCTGCTGCGCTTTGTGAGATTCGGCTCGGTGCTGGTATCGCTGCTCCTGCCGGGATTCTATGTGGCGCTGACCACGCATCACTTCTCGCTGATTCCTTCGGCGTTTGTGTTCAAGCTTGCCGTGTCCCGTTCGGGGGTGCCTTTTCCGACAGTGGTGGAAGTGGTCCTGATGTTCCTGTTCTTCGAGCTCTCCCGGGAAGCCGGACGGCGGCTGCCACATCAGATCGGACAAGCGCTCAGTATTGTAGGCGCCCTGATTCTGGGTGATGCTGCCGTCGGCGCCGGACTGGCTTCCCAGGCTACGGTGGTCGTGACAGGGATTTATGCCATTACCTCGTTCATTAATCCGCGCCTGACCTCGGCCATTTCTGTATGGGCAGTGTTCTCTATCATCATGTCTGCCGGTTTCGGGCTGCACGGCTTCTATCTGGGATTCATCCTGCTGGTGGCCCATCTGGGATCGCTGAGATCCTGTGATTATCCGTATCTGTTCCCGCTGGGCACCGAGAAATCGTTCCGCGCCGCCAATCTGGATGTG
This window contains:
- a CDS encoding alpha/beta fold hydrolase produces the protein MNSYFIHNESLALHVLESGEKNAELPSLLVVCGLWEPAERAIPLLSHLQGHIVAFSFRGRGLSSTPDSGYDLEDHLSDIETVVNYCGLAQYIVLGFSRGAAYSLAWSLRHQDQVRGLILVDQPPVHRAMSLETVEFWSSLVYQQVPLLNYIRREALQGMGREAREVDFSEQLPQLAIPVTLFAGRNPDSMISSDISDEVLEKYRTLVPCFTVVEFALSGHMIPDEEQAKYIAEVKRWMSETFR
- a CDS encoding GerAB/ArcD/ProY family transporter, which encodes MNSKHLFFIICSLAIVTLKTFPSSFIRLGGRDTWIAMIAASACILVYMWVILTIKKRTQNYNLLDIYAKSLGKWGGGFFSVLFLLTLLLTIFESAGAEASVIHTGFQLFTPVWVFILVTAVATVYVVKKGIASVTITTIVVIFFISLSGMLLAFLTHKYKDMKYIYPILEHGVTPALLLSTLKILGALSCVTIMIPYLDSVRDKSKLLLHTSIALLFIIQMQIFSMLGVITTFGPDRAVNLLFPKLTQTQIISAFGFLEAGELFVMLQVVAGWFIRYIVCFFALMELIRLSGLKIRFKEHYICALTILFSYLFSRDLFDMFKLLDYLLYIQLANFLVIPLILYSIYYFKKTPAQG
- a CDS encoding spore germination protein, with product MTVQASELSSILSGCFDFIKRDIVMNDTVITLFYIETICDSNYMSQYIIEPLSQAAGGITSREAVGKAIYAAKFGEVKDADEALEHLLAGDPVLIFEQLQYAVYFDARKLESRPVEKSQFEASLVGSNESFNELLVNNVSLIRKRMATQTLKIESHILGKQSKTQAVLLYVEGTAPEDLVATVRQKLEAMDNEFVLGAQYVAEALSPGKTLFDTIGYTEKPDAVVAKLFEGRISVIVNGTPFALTAPCFFFENLQSPDDYATNRLFVTLLRFVRFGSVLVSLLLPGFYVALTTHHFSLIPSAFVFKLAVSRSGVPFPTVVEVVLMFLFFELSREAGRRLPHQIGQALSIVGALILGDAAVGAGLASQATVVVTGIYAITSFINPRLTSAISVWAVFSIIMSAGFGLHGFYLGFILLVAHLGSLRSCDYPYLFPLGTEKSFRAANLDVLVRGPLSKVSKPFLYRGRK